In Roseofilum reptotaenium CS-1145, the genomic window CTGGCGATCGCTGTTTCTAATCTGAATTTTTCTTATCCTGACCAACCCAACGTCCTGCAAAACCTCAATTTCACCATTCGAGAAGGGGAACGGGTGGGGTTAATTGGCCCCAATGGAGCTGGAAAAACTACGCTATTTTTTTGTTTGTGCGGGATCTTATCACCGACGAGCGGAGAGATGCGACTCTGGGATAAACCCGTTGAGGTGGGACAGTTTCGGCCAGAAATTGGTTTGGTCTTTCAAAATCCCAACGATCAGCTCTTTTCGGCTTCTGTCTGGGATGATGTGGCCTTTGGCCCAGAAAATATGGGTCTGTCTCCCGATCGCGTGAAAGCCTGTACTGAAGAAGCCTTGAGCTTAACTGGAATGACCGAATTAGCCGATCGCTCTCCCTATCATCTATCAGGGGGACAAAAGCGCATGGTGGCCATTGCCTCTGTGTTATCCATGCATCCCCAAGCGATCATTTATGATGAACCCAGTGCTAATCTCGATTTGCGATCACGGCGACGTTTAATCAACTTCCTCCAAGCGTCCCGAGAAACCCTACTCATTTCCTCCCATGACCTCGATTTAATCCTAGAAGTCACCTCTCGCACGCTTCTCCTCGACTCCGGTAACATCATTACAGATGGGCCGACGGTGGAAGTCATGGGAAACACGCAAACCATGATTGACCATGGCTTAGAAGTTCCCCACCGACTCCAATAATACAGTGCTTCCCTATTGCCTACTGCCTATTGCCTATTGCCTACTCATATTTTCCTTTCCCTCACCAAGCTTAAACGCTGCCATGCCCCCTGAGCATCGTAACTGCGAATTAACCGTAGGCGCTCAGTAGGGGAAATTAACCATCCCACCTCTAAAAAGAAGGGTTTTCTAGATTCCACATGAATAGGAGTCGTGGTAGAACTCCCATCGGGGAGTAAGAGGACTTGTACCGGTTGAGATCCTCCAGTAAATTCTAGTCTTGAACCTTCTAAGGTCGTGGTTGAGGTCAGGGAAATATCACCGCTCTTGAGTGTTTGAGTAATTTGATTACCCTCTCGTGAAATAGATAGGGTGCTTCGAGTATAGTTTGGGGGACGTAAGTCAGGATAGAGAGCGATCGCTTCTCCTTCCCAGGTTCCTAAGAGTTGATCGATCGTTAAAGGGGGACGTTCGGGAACGGTTGTGTCTCGGAGTTTTTCCCGAATCAGGGTAATTTGATCCAGGTAGCCTTTTTGATAAAGGATAACAAAGCGTAAACGGCGCTGTTCGTGAATGAAGCCAAATTCACCCCCAAAAGTGCCTACTGGGTTATAGTGGGCGCTGCCTTGGGAAAAGTGCCCATTGTCAAAGAAGAGAAGGTTGCGATGGAGAGATTTATATTCAAGTTCTAGAATTGGGGGTGGGGTTTCTCCTGGGGGAAAGCGTTGTACGGTTTGATAAACGGTTTGGTTGTTATCTCTACCTTCAAAGGTAACGACGGTGGGAGTATCTTTTTCAACGATGCCCAGGGGGGAAAGTTGGGTAAAGGAGCCATCCCAAATACCGAGGTTTTCTAGGAGATTTTGCCACTGCGATCGCATAATTTAGGGAATAGGGAATGGTTAATTTGTTGTATCTTCACAAACTTGAGGGAGTACTGCGCCGTTTAGACAAGCCTGTTGTGCCATGGCTACGGCTACTGCATCAAATACGGGAGTCGCCCATTGGGTAGCGGCTTCCCAGGATCTGGCTTTAGCAATAATTTCCCTGGCTTGGGCAACTTCTAGAATAGCGACATGCGGATTATATTCGGCTGCGCGTTCAATTAAGGGATGCCAAGCAAGAGAGTGACCTTCGCGATCGCTTTTTCCACCGCGAACTCTGGGACCGATGTTGCGTAAACCCTGCTGTTGATAGAAGGGTTGGAGTTTGGCTTGAATCCGATTTTCCCATAGGCGATCGCGCTGATGCAACCCCGTAACGAGCATTTGTGCCCCTGGAAAGGGGTTTGCTTCACTGACAACATGGGCATCGGCGGTTAAAATCATAGTCTGTACATTGCGATTCCCTTTATGTACACCCGCAATAAAGTGTTCTAAGGCTTGAAACCCGTCGAGATTTTCGCCATACATTTGAATGGTGGGAACCAAGACATAAAATCCGAGGGCGTTTAAGCGTTCATAGAGTTGATTAGCCGTAACCGTATTCCAATAGAGTCCTACATGGTAGCCATCAACTTTAGCTCCAGGTTGCATGGAGTTGCTGGTGTACTGAATGGGTAAAATGGCGATCGGACGGTTGGTGTTGATGCGAATGGGAGCAACATCGGCATGAGTCCAGTTTTTACCGGTGTAGTTATAACGCACGCGATAGATGCCTTGCCCGGCTTCAAAGCTATAGTTACGGCCATCGTCAATAATGGTGACTTGGGGAGTAGGGTCAAATGTTGCAGTTTGGGCGCGAGTTATTGCCTGTGGAGTGAGTCCATATAATAGGCTCAGAGCAATAATACGACCCATTGCTGACGAGACCACTATTCCCCAAATTTTGGATAAAAAGCTCATCGGGAAAATTGGGTTTGAAACCCCGCCCTTCCAGGGCGGCTTGACTTTCTTATTGTGCCACAACCACAGATTATGTACGATTTAGCTCTAAGTAGTATTAGAGAGCTATTCTCTCTTCTATAGATTACAGCTTAAAGCCTTAAACCCTAATCACTGCAAGCTTTTGCTAGAGTCCCTATTGCCTAGTGCGAAACGCTAGACTTCTCCTTCTGCTTGATGAAATGGATAACCATTACGGATCGGAGGATACGTTTTCCTGACTCCAGGAGACGCTACACTGGGAAACTCCTTCATAATTAGAGAAACGAATCAGGAGAGCGACCCATATGTTTCTAGATGACTATCGTCAACATGCCCAAGAACGGGCTGCCCTCGGTATCCCTCCCCTTCCTTTGGATGCCGCTCAAGCCTCTGAACTGTGCGAACTGTTGAAAGATCCGCCAGAGGAACTCAAAGAAGAGTTACTGATGTTACTGCGCGATCGCACTCCGCCTGGAGTCGATGAGGCAGCTTACGTAAAAGCGGGGTTCCTAACGGCTGTTGCGAAGGATGAGATCCAGTGTCCGTTGATTTCCCATCAGGGGGCGATCGACTTGCTGGGGACGATGGTGGGAGGATATAATGTGCGATCGCTCGTTGATATCCTCAAAAGCAATGATAACGGCATGGCCAGTGAAGCAGCGGCTGCTCTGAGCAAAACCACCCTCGTCTTCGATGCCTTTAACGAAGTCCTAGAACTCTCGGAAGTCAACCCCTACGCCAAACAAGTCATCGACGCTTGGGCGAATGCCGTCTGGT contains:
- a CDS encoding DUF3598 family protein produces the protein MRSQWQNLLENLGIWDGSFTQLSPLGIVEKDTPTVVTFEGRDNNQTVYQTVQRFPPGETPPPILELEYKSLHRNLLFFDNGHFSQGSAHYNPVGTFGGEFGFIHEQRRLRFVILYQKGYLDQITLIREKLRDTTVPERPPLTIDQLLGTWEGEAIALYPDLRPPNYTRSTLSISREGNQITQTLKSGDISLTSTTTLEGSRLEFTGGSQPVQVLLLPDGSSTTTPIHVESRKPFFLEVGWLISPTERLRLIRSYDAQGAWQRLSLVRERKI
- a CDS encoding energy-coupling factor ABC transporter ATP-binding protein; protein product: MRVDEALAIAVSNLNFSYPDQPNVLQNLNFTIREGERVGLIGPNGAGKTTLFFCLCGILSPTSGEMRLWDKPVEVGQFRPEIGLVFQNPNDQLFSASVWDDVAFGPENMGLSPDRVKACTEEALSLTGMTELADRSPYHLSGGQKRMVAIASVLSMHPQAIIYDEPSANLDLRSRRRLINFLQASRETLLISSHDLDLILEVTSRTLLLDSGNIITDGPTVEVMGNTQTMIDHGLEVPHRLQ